A stretch of Metabacillus sp. FJAT-52054 DNA encodes these proteins:
- a CDS encoding aminotransferase A, with product MEHLIQPRVKELEMSGIRKFFNLVADYDDVVSLTIGQPDFFTPHHVKAAAKKAIDDNFTSYTHNAGFLELRKAASDYLFKKYKLSYRPEDEMIVTAGASQAIDLTLRTILAEGSEVILPGPVYPGYEPIIKLCGAIPVHADTTRTQFKLTAEQIEARLTDRTRCVILPYPSNPTGMTLEKEELEKIAQLLRGRDIFVLSDEIYSELVFTDAHSSIASMLPEQTIVINGLSKSHSMTGWRIGFVFARKEIAKHMLKVHQYNVSCASSISQKAAFEALTNGIDDALIMRDQYRKRMEYVYGRLIKMGIETARPTGAFYIFPSIKKFGLSSFDFALSLVSDGGVAVVPGSAFSKYGEGFVRISYAYSMEELEKGMDRLDHYIRHVVQPV from the coding sequence ATGGAACATTTAATCCAGCCGAGAGTGAAAGAACTTGAAATGTCAGGAATCCGAAAATTTTTCAATTTAGTGGCAGACTATGATGATGTCGTGTCGCTAACGATTGGCCAGCCTGATTTTTTCACTCCTCATCATGTAAAAGCGGCAGCTAAAAAAGCAATTGATGATAATTTTACTTCTTACACCCATAATGCAGGGTTTTTAGAGCTTAGAAAAGCAGCCAGTGATTATTTATTTAAAAAATATAAGCTTTCCTACCGGCCAGAGGACGAAATGATTGTAACAGCCGGCGCCAGCCAGGCGATTGATCTTACTCTGAGGACCATCCTAGCTGAAGGCAGCGAGGTTATCCTGCCCGGTCCGGTATATCCAGGCTACGAGCCGATTATAAAGCTATGCGGTGCCATTCCGGTCCATGCTGATACGACGAGAACTCAATTTAAGCTGACAGCTGAGCAAATTGAAGCGCGGCTGACAGATCGAACGAGATGCGTCATCCTGCCGTACCCCTCTAACCCAACCGGTATGACACTTGAAAAAGAGGAGCTTGAAAAAATCGCCCAGCTGTTAAGAGGCAGAGATATTTTTGTTCTTTCTGATGAAATATACAGTGAGCTAGTCTTTACCGATGCCCATTCCTCCATAGCATCCATGCTTCCTGAGCAGACCATCGTCATTAATGGGCTTTCTAAATCCCATAGCATGACGGGGTGGAGGATTGGATTCGTTTTTGCACGTAAAGAAATAGCAAAGCACATGCTGAAGGTTCATCAGTACAACGTATCATGCGCTTCATCAATTTCACAAAAAGCTGCATTTGAAGCGCTGACAAATGGAATAGATGATGCCCTAATCATGCGTGACCAGTACCGAAAAAGAATGGAGTATGTATACGGAAGGCTTATAAAAATGGGTATCGAGACAGCGAGGCCTACTGGAGCTTTTTATATTTTCCCTTCGATTAAAAAGTTCGGACTCTCCTCATTTGATTTTGCGCTATCCCTTGTAAGCGACGGCGGGGTGGCTGTCGTTCCGGGAAGTGCTTTTTCAAAGTACGGAGAAGGATTTGTCCGCATTTCCTATGCTTATTCAATGGAAGAACTGGAGAAGGGGATGGACCGCTTGGATCACTATATCCGCCATGTGGTTCAGCCGGTTTAA
- the corA gene encoding magnesium/cobalt transporter CorA, with translation MEQLIRTVAVTNTGDVVYDLPLSSLKKEDYKWYWVDFQEPTEKEIQLLSKFFRFHPLAIEDCVEFTQRPKMDFYDGYFFLVLHAIHQKTLDAEEVDLFVSDQYLVSFHKKPIREISNMFLRVKKDAAMQAGPLQIMYQILDKLVDDYFPPVYRLEDVLNSLEDKTEERTISSIMEEVFSIRTDLSSVRRSIIPMRDLLYRMISSTKLNGLKEKEIYLQDVYDHLLKLVEMIDANRELTADIRDSYLSISSDKMNRIMMTLTVMSSIFLPLTFIAGLYGMNFQYMPELQGRNSYFIVIGIMIVIALLMIGFFWKVGWLRYKKSKF, from the coding sequence TTGGAGCAATTGATTAGAACCGTAGCCGTAACCAACACAGGGGATGTAGTATACGATTTGCCGCTAAGTTCTTTAAAGAAAGAAGATTATAAGTGGTACTGGGTTGATTTTCAAGAACCAACTGAAAAAGAAATCCAGCTGCTTTCGAAATTTTTCCGTTTTCATCCATTAGCGATTGAAGACTGCGTTGAATTTACCCAGAGACCTAAGATGGACTTTTACGATGGATATTTTTTTCTTGTTCTTCATGCAATCCATCAAAAAACCCTTGATGCAGAGGAAGTTGACTTGTTCGTAAGTGATCAATATCTTGTTTCCTTCCATAAAAAACCTATAAGGGAAATCAGCAATATGTTTCTCCGCGTCAAAAAGGACGCTGCGATGCAGGCCGGACCTCTCCAAATTATGTATCAAATTCTAGACAAACTTGTCGACGATTACTTCCCTCCTGTTTACCGTCTGGAGGATGTATTAAATTCACTTGAGGATAAAACTGAGGAAAGAACAATCAGCTCGATTATGGAAGAGGTCTTCAGCATCAGAACGGATTTATCAAGTGTTCGCAGGAGTATTATCCCTATGAGGGATTTACTGTATAGAATGATTTCTTCAACGAAGCTGAACGGATTGAAGGAGAAAGAAATTTATTTGCAGGACGTTTATGACCACTTGCTGAAGCTCGTTGAAATGATTGATGCAAATAGGGAACTGACTGCCGATATTCGGGACAGCTACCTTTCAATCAGTTCAGATAAAATGAACCGGATTATGATGACGCTGACAGTGATGTCATCCATATTTCTTCCTCTCACATTCATTGCAGGGCTTTACGGGATGAATTTTCAATACATGCCTGAGCTGCAGGGAAGAAACAGTTATTTCATCGTTATAGGTATTATGATTGTAATCGCTCTGCTCATGATTGGATTCTTTTGGAAGGTCGGCTGGCTACGCTATAAAAAATCTAAGTTTTAA
- a CDS encoding PAS domain-containing protein, with the protein MDQQKEKTDSMYTVLNSHGKILYASANTIDLMGVKNDELIGNYFSDFVHSEDVQTLESYMQNQHHMDPCTFRMRCRDDFVWAEATLDYIRSMIGDGNREEIVLRIIHCNGKQRIPNEQWIINADGMDEKRYLNNLPSPLLITVNGIIQYANKEAIALLNAGTDDSKLIGLNSLELIQDEYREIFRNRIERLQKGGKIGTVEQTWRRLDGVPIEIEVKTSSIQYEHKRAELVVLLDISARKRFQKILQKSRERYQRLIQNSLDTIAVIHRNKWVFINESGVKLFQASGYQDMLGKNYCHFMEEEQEKIAQTLIKEILIGQSDSEIGEVIWRTYENRLIYTEMVCIPTSYFGEPAVQVILRDLSEKKKTEELMLRSEKLSVAGQLAAGIAHEIRNPLTAIKGFLQLMRTKERSSDQYFDIVFGELNRIELILSELLVLAKPQNSMFIETDLKTLILEVTTLLETQANLNGVFIENVHSEDESILFGDPNQLKQVFINLIKNSIDAMPKGGRVKICTSLNQNQIKVTVQDEGEGIPEAVLKKMGDPFFTTKEKGTGLGLMITYNIIENHFGKVSLASEKGKGTIFTIWFPIKEGRPV; encoded by the coding sequence ATGGATCAGCAAAAAGAAAAAACAGACTCCATGTACACAGTACTCAATTCACATGGAAAGATACTTTATGCTTCAGCAAATACCATTGATTTAATGGGTGTTAAGAATGATGAGCTAATTGGAAATTATTTTTCTGACTTTGTACATAGTGAAGATGTTCAGACACTGGAAAGTTACATGCAGAATCAGCATCATATGGATCCTTGTACTTTCAGGATGCGATGTAGAGATGATTTTGTCTGGGCAGAAGCTACGCTGGATTACATCAGGAGTATGATTGGGGATGGAAACCGGGAAGAAATCGTCCTAAGAATTATTCATTGTAATGGAAAGCAGAGAATACCAAACGAGCAGTGGATAATAAATGCGGATGGAATGGATGAAAAAAGATATTTAAATAATTTGCCAAGCCCGCTTTTAATTACTGTAAATGGAATTATTCAATATGCGAATAAGGAAGCCATAGCACTCTTAAATGCAGGGACTGATGATTCCAAACTCATTGGACTCAATTCTCTTGAGCTGATTCAGGATGAATACAGGGAGATATTCCGAAACCGTATAGAGCGGCTCCAAAAAGGCGGCAAGATCGGCACTGTGGAGCAAACATGGAGACGACTTGATGGGGTCCCGATTGAAATTGAGGTGAAGACCTCCTCCATACAATATGAACATAAACGAGCTGAGCTTGTTGTCCTGCTTGATATTTCTGCCCGCAAACGATTTCAGAAGATCCTGCAGAAAAGCCGTGAACGCTATCAGAGGCTTATACAAAATTCATTGGACACCATCGCGGTCATCCATCGGAATAAATGGGTATTTATCAATGAATCCGGTGTCAAGCTGTTCCAGGCTTCAGGGTATCAGGATATGCTCGGGAAGAATTACTGCCATTTCATGGAGGAAGAACAGGAGAAGATTGCGCAAACGCTAATTAAAGAAATTCTGATTGGCCAATCAGATTCCGAAATAGGAGAAGTGATCTGGAGAACATATGAAAACAGGCTGATCTATACAGAAATGGTCTGCATCCCAACTTCTTATTTCGGAGAGCCTGCCGTACAAGTGATATTGAGGGATTTATCCGAAAAGAAGAAGACCGAAGAACTAATGCTGAGATCTGAAAAATTATCTGTAGCCGGACAGCTTGCTGCTGGCATTGCCCATGAAATTCGAAACCCTCTCACAGCGATTAAAGGGTTTTTACAGTTAATGAGGACTAAAGAAAGAAGCAGCGACCAGTACTTTGATATCGTCTTTGGGGAATTAAACCGCATTGAGCTCATTTTGAGCGAGCTTCTGGTCCTTGCAAAGCCTCAGAACAGCATGTTTATTGAAACGGATTTGAAGACGCTTATATTAGAAGTAACAACGTTGCTTGAGACTCAGGCAAATTTGAACGGTGTTTTTATTGAAAACGTCCATTCGGAGGATGAATCCATCCTTTTTGGTGATCCAAACCAGCTTAAACAGGTCTTTATAAATTTAATCAAAAATTCCATTGATGCGATGCCAAAGGGCGGAAGAGTAAAAATTTGCACAAGTTTGAATCAAAATCAAATTAAAGTTACCGTTCAGGATGAAGGGGAGGGCATTCCCGAAGCCGTCCTTAAAAAAATGGGAGATCCGTTTTTTACAACGAAGGAAAAAGGAACGGGACTTGGATTAATGATTACGTATAATATTATTGAAAATCATTTTGGAAAGGTTAGCCTTGCCAGTGAGAAAGGAAAAGGAACAATCTTTACAATCTGGTTCCCAATAAAAGAAGGACGCCCGGTATAA